Proteins encoded within one genomic window of Streptomyces sp. NBC_00523:
- a CDS encoding acyl-CoA dehydrogenase family protein: MRRTVFNEDHEAFRETIRAFIAAEVVPVYDEWFAAGQAPREFYQQLGELGVFGINVDEEYDGAGIDSHKYEAIIYEETARAGVSFGGSGVHTLLGLPYIKMLATDEQKKRWLPKFVTGEQMWALAMTEPGTGSDVAGMKTTAKLSEDGTHYVLNGAKTFITGGVHADRVIVCARTSAPREDDRRFGISLFAVDTKSEGYSVGRKLDKLGLKVSDTAELAFVDVKVPAEDLLGEENKGFGYLGTNLASERWGIAFGAYAQAAAAVRFAKEYVQERTVFGKTVASFQNTKFELAACQAEVDAAQAVADRALEALDAGELTAAEAASAKLFCTEVAHRVIDRCLQLHGGYGFMNEYPIARLYADNRVNRIYGGTSEVMKSIIAKSMGL; this comes from the coding sequence GTGCGCCGTACGGTATTCAACGAGGACCACGAGGCGTTCCGGGAGACCATCCGGGCCTTCATCGCGGCCGAGGTCGTGCCCGTGTACGACGAGTGGTTCGCCGCCGGGCAGGCGCCGCGGGAGTTCTACCAGCAGCTCGGCGAGCTGGGCGTCTTCGGGATCAACGTGGACGAGGAGTACGACGGGGCGGGCATCGACTCGCACAAGTACGAGGCGATCATCTACGAGGAGACCGCCCGGGCCGGCGTCTCCTTCGGCGGCTCCGGCGTGCACACGCTGCTCGGCCTGCCGTACATCAAGATGCTCGCCACCGACGAGCAGAAGAAGCGCTGGCTGCCGAAGTTCGTCACCGGCGAGCAGATGTGGGCCCTCGCGATGACCGAGCCGGGCACCGGGTCGGACGTCGCGGGCATGAAGACCACCGCGAAGCTCTCCGAGGACGGCACGCACTACGTCCTCAACGGCGCCAAGACGTTCATCACCGGTGGCGTGCACGCCGACCGCGTCATCGTCTGCGCCCGCACCTCCGCCCCGCGCGAGGACGACCGCCGCTTCGGCATCTCGCTGTTCGCCGTGGACACCAAGTCCGAGGGCTACTCCGTCGGCCGCAAGCTCGACAAGCTGGGCCTGAAGGTCTCCGACACCGCCGAGCTGGCGTTCGTGGACGTCAAGGTGCCCGCCGAGGACCTGCTCGGCGAGGAGAACAAGGGCTTCGGCTACCTCGGCACCAACCTGGCCTCCGAGCGCTGGGGCATCGCCTTCGGCGCGTACGCCCAGGCCGCCGCCGCCGTGCGGTTCGCCAAGGAGTACGTCCAGGAGCGCACCGTCTTCGGCAAGACCGTCGCCTCGTTCCAGAACACCAAGTTCGAGCTGGCCGCCTGCCAGGCCGAGGTGGACGCGGCCCAGGCCGTCGCCGACCGCGCGCTGGAGGCGCTGGACGCCGGTGAGCTGACCGCCGCCGAGGCCGCCTCCGCGAAGCTGTTCTGCACCGAGGTCGCGCACCGCGTGATCGACCGCTGCCTCCAGCTGCACGGCGGCTACGGCTTCATGAACGAGTACCCGATCGCCCGCCTGTACGCGGACAACCGCGTCAACCGCATCTACGGCGGCACCAGCGAGGTCATGAAGTCGATCATCGCCAAGTCCATGGGCCTGTAG
- a CDS encoding acyl-CoA thioesterase: protein MSTALDSLLDLLDLERIEQDIFRGTSRSAVVPRVFGGQVAAQALVAAGRTVPADRSAHSLHAYFLRMGDPGAPIVYTVDRIRDGRSFATRRVVAVQHGQPIFHLSASFQTYEDGLEHQAAMPPAPDPETLPTAAEMLPRHADRFSDPGMVDRLVEARAAVDLRYVDAPPFGTVGEPREPRSQVWFRTNGKLADDPLLHVCMATYVSDMTLLDSVLLAHGRGGWAVGDVVGASLDHAMWFHRPFRADEWLLYDQESPSASGGRGLGQARIYTQDGRLAITVIQEGVVRVPR, encoded by the coding sequence ATGAGTACCGCACTCGATTCCCTGCTCGATCTGCTCGACCTGGAGCGGATCGAGCAGGACATCTTCCGGGGCACCAGCCGCTCGGCGGTCGTGCCCCGGGTCTTCGGCGGACAGGTCGCGGCCCAGGCGCTCGTCGCCGCGGGCCGCACCGTCCCCGCCGACCGGTCCGCCCACTCGCTGCACGCGTACTTCCTGCGCATGGGCGACCCGGGCGCGCCGATCGTCTACACCGTGGACCGCATCCGCGACGGCCGCTCCTTCGCCACCCGCCGGGTCGTCGCCGTCCAGCACGGACAGCCGATCTTCCACCTCTCCGCGTCCTTCCAGACGTACGAGGACGGGCTGGAGCACCAGGCGGCCATGCCGCCCGCCCCCGACCCGGAGACGCTGCCCACCGCCGCCGAGATGCTGCCGCGCCACGCCGACCGGTTCAGCGACCCGGGCATGGTGGACCGGCTGGTCGAGGCGCGGGCAGCCGTCGACCTGCGGTACGTGGACGCGCCGCCGTTCGGCACGGTGGGCGAACCCCGCGAGCCCAGGTCGCAGGTGTGGTTCCGTACCAACGGCAAGCTGGCCGACGACCCGCTGCTGCACGTCTGCATGGCCACGTACGTCTCCGACATGACGCTGCTCGACTCCGTGCTGCTCGCCCACGGGCGCGGCGGCTGGGCGGTCGGGGACGTCGTCGGGGCCAGCCTCGACCACGCGATGTGGTTCCACCGGCCGTTCCGGGCCGACGAGTGGCTGCTGTACGACCAGGAGTCGCCGTCCGCGTCCGGCGGGCGCGGCCTCGGCCAGGCCCGCATCTACACCCAGGACGGCCGCCTGGCGATCACCGTCATCCAGGAGGGTGTGGTCCGGGTCCCCCGGTGA
- a CDS encoding cation diffusion facilitator family transporter — protein sequence MTDAKSSGGGSTFTVVVAALANLGIAVAKAVAGLISGSSAMLSEAAHSVADTVTEVLLLTALKRSEKPADEDHPLGYGPERYIWALLASVATFVGGAVFSIYDGVHTLLAGEDLGSPLISYLVLVVAFLLEGFSLRTGLRQVRQEAEELGAPARHYFRRTPDTAVKAVVMEDSAALLGLLLAAGGLLGGQLTGSGVWDGIASLLIGVLLVYVAWVLGKSNIQLLIGRPVSAPMRDGIREELLGVDHLISVLELTTLIQGPDEILVAAKVDFRDTVTAEQVETACEEAERRLRQRYASIKRVYLDPTSGREARRRARAAEGEGS from the coding sequence ATGACTGACGCGAAAAGCAGTGGCGGGGGGTCCACGTTCACCGTCGTCGTCGCGGCGCTGGCCAATCTCGGCATCGCCGTGGCGAAGGCGGTCGCCGGGCTGATCAGCGGGTCGAGCGCGATGCTCTCCGAGGCGGCCCACTCCGTCGCCGACACCGTGACCGAGGTCCTGCTTCTCACCGCGCTCAAGCGCAGCGAGAAGCCGGCCGACGAGGACCATCCGCTGGGGTACGGCCCCGAGCGGTACATCTGGGCGCTGCTGGCGTCCGTCGCGACATTCGTCGGCGGCGCGGTCTTCTCGATCTACGACGGGGTGCACACGCTGCTCGCGGGCGAGGACCTGGGTTCGCCGCTGATCTCGTACCTCGTGCTCGTCGTCGCCTTCCTGCTTGAGGGCTTCTCGCTGCGAACGGGGCTCAGGCAGGTCCGCCAGGAGGCCGAGGAGCTGGGCGCGCCCGCCCGGCACTACTTCCGGCGCACCCCGGACACCGCGGTCAAGGCCGTCGTGATGGAGGACTCGGCGGCCCTGCTCGGCCTGCTGCTCGCGGCGGGCGGCCTGCTCGGCGGCCAGCTGACCGGGTCCGGGGTCTGGGACGGCATCGCCTCACTGCTGATCGGTGTGCTGCTGGTGTACGTGGCGTGGGTGCTCGGCAAGTCCAACATCCAGCTCCTGATCGGGCGGCCGGTGTCGGCGCCGATGCGCGACGGCATCCGGGAGGAGCTGCTCGGCGTCGACCACCTCATCTCCGTACTGGAGCTGACCACGCTCATCCAGGGGCCGGACGAGATCCTGGTCGCCGCGAAGGTGGACTTCCGGGACACCGTCACCGCCGAACAGGTCGAGACGGCCTGCGAGGAGGCCGAGCGCCGGCTGCGGCAGCGGTACGCGTCCATCAAGCGGGTCTACCTGGACCCCACGTCGGGCCGCGAGGCGCGCCGCCGGGCCCGCGCGGCCGAGGGGGAGGGCTCCTGA
- a CDS encoding phosphatase: MPIPSRAALVEHLVRTRIAGDVATPRDNNLAHYRSLANGDRHYWLGLELGDRWRDEQDVLAVMAERCGVSDDPEHRFGQDTIDPELTVDALERAAARLRKAVESAERVLFATGHPGGLLDVHRQTAQALRAAGCEIVRIPGGLMADEGMVFQFADVAVQERGATLWHTHSPAPMAAILDGLEREGRPLPDLVVADHGWAGCAAQRGLDAIGYADCNDPALFLGESEGTLQVAIPLDDHVLDPRFYDPMTDYLLDAAGLLR; this comes from the coding sequence ATGCCGATACCCAGCCGCGCCGCCCTCGTCGAGCACCTCGTCCGTACGCGCATCGCGGGGGACGTCGCCACCCCGCGCGACAACAACCTGGCCCACTACCGCAGCCTGGCCAACGGGGACCGGCACTACTGGCTGGGCCTGGAGCTGGGCGACCGGTGGCGCGACGAGCAGGACGTGCTGGCCGTGATGGCCGAGCGGTGCGGGGTCAGCGACGATCCGGAGCACCGGTTCGGGCAGGACACCATCGACCCCGAGCTGACCGTCGACGCCCTGGAACGGGCCGCCGCCCGGCTCCGCAAGGCCGTCGAGAGCGCCGAGCGGGTCCTCTTCGCCACCGGCCACCCCGGCGGCCTGCTCGACGTCCACCGCCAGACCGCGCAGGCGCTGCGGGCGGCCGGCTGCGAGATCGTCCGCATCCCGGGCGGGCTGATGGCCGACGAGGGCATGGTCTTCCAGTTCGCGGACGTCGCCGTCCAGGAGCGCGGCGCGACGCTCTGGCACACCCACTCCCCGGCCCCGATGGCCGCCATCCTCGACGGCCTGGAACGCGAGGGCCGCCCGCTGCCCGACCTCGTCGTCGCCGACCACGGCTGGGCCGGATGCGCCGCGCAGCGCGGCCTGGACGCCATCGGCTACGCGGACTGCAACGACCCCGCGCTGTTCCTCGGCGAGTCCGAGGGCACCCTCCAGGTCGCGATCCCGCTGGACGACCACGTCCTGGACCCGCGCTTCTACGACCCGATGACGGACTACCTGCTGGACGCGGCCGGGCTGCTCCGATGA
- a CDS encoding SACE_7040 family transcriptional regulator, with translation MSTHAAARVAAPTRREQILREAARLFAERGFHGVGVDEIGAAVGISGPGLYRHFPGKDAMLAELLVGISERLLAGGELRVSEDAASGDGSPEALLDALIEGHIDFALDDRPLITLHDRELDRLRDTDRKRVRRLQRQYVEVWVAVVRDLYPDLPEHEARAAVHAVFGLLNSTPHLGRPGALPGRTETAALLHRLARGAFAAAGERQGD, from the coding sequence ATGAGCACCCATGCCGCCGCCCGCGTCGCGGCCCCCACCCGCCGCGAGCAGATCCTCCGGGAGGCCGCCCGGCTCTTCGCCGAGCGCGGCTTCCACGGTGTCGGCGTCGACGAGATAGGCGCCGCCGTCGGCATCAGCGGCCCCGGTCTCTACCGGCACTTCCCCGGCAAGGACGCGATGCTCGCCGAGCTCCTCGTCGGCATCAGCGAACGGCTGCTGGCCGGCGGGGAGCTCCGGGTGTCCGAGGACGCCGCCTCCGGCGACGGATCGCCCGAGGCCCTGCTGGACGCGCTCATCGAGGGCCACATCGACTTCGCCCTCGACGACCGCCCCCTGATCACCCTGCACGACCGGGAGCTGGACCGCCTGCGGGACACCGACCGCAAGCGGGTGCGCCGGCTCCAGCGGCAGTACGTCGAGGTGTGGGTCGCCGTCGTCCGCGACCTCTACCCGGACCTGCCCGAGCACGAGGCCCGGGCCGCCGTCCACGCGGTCTTCGGCCTGCTGAACTCCACCCCGCACCTGGGCCGTCCCGGCGCGCTGCCCGGGCGCACCGAGACGGCGGCGCTGCTGCACCGGCTGGCCCGGGGCGCCTTCGCGGCGGCGGGGGAGCGGCAGGGGGACTGA
- a CDS encoding carboxyl transferase domain-containing protein, translating to MQQAPVLTSAADPASAAWQANEAAHHALADELRKRLATARLGGGERARARHVARGKLLPRERVDTLLDPGSPFLELAPLAAEGLYGGAAPAAGVIAGIGRVSGRECVVVANDATVKGGTYYPMTVKKHLRAQEVALENRLPCLYLVDSGGAFLPMQDEVFPDREHFGRIFYNQARMSGAGIPQIAAVLGSCTAGGAYVPAMSDEAVIVRNQGTIFLGGPPLVKAATGEVVTAEELGGGEVHSRTSGVTDHLAEDDAHALRIVRNIVATLPDRGALPWSVRPVEEPKVDPAGLYGAVPVDSRTPYDVREVIARVVDGSRFAEFKAEYGTTLITGFAHIHGHPVGIVANNGILFSESAQKGAHFIELCDQRGIPLVFLQNISGFMVGRDYEAGGIAKHGAKMVTAVACTRVPKLTVVVGGSYGAGNYSMCGRAYSPRFLWMWPNAKISVMGGEQAASVLATVKRDQLGDDWSAEDEEAFKAPIREQYETQGNAYYATARLWDDGVIDPLETRQVLGLALTACANAPLGDAGFGVFRM from the coding sequence ATGCAGCAGGCACCGGTGCTGACGAGCGCGGCGGATCCCGCCTCGGCGGCCTGGCAGGCCAACGAGGCGGCGCATCACGCGCTCGCCGACGAGCTGCGCAAGCGGCTCGCCACGGCCAGGCTCGGCGGAGGTGAGAGGGCCCGCGCCCGGCATGTGGCGCGCGGCAAGCTGCTGCCCAGGGAGCGGGTGGACACCCTGCTCGACCCGGGCTCGCCCTTCCTGGAGCTGGCCCCGCTGGCGGCCGAGGGGCTCTACGGGGGCGCGGCACCGGCCGCCGGGGTGATCGCCGGGATCGGCCGGGTCAGCGGCCGGGAGTGCGTGGTCGTCGCGAACGACGCGACCGTCAAGGGCGGCACGTACTACCCGATGACCGTGAAGAAGCACCTGCGGGCCCAGGAGGTGGCGCTGGAGAATCGTCTCCCCTGCCTGTACCTCGTGGACTCGGGCGGCGCCTTCCTGCCGATGCAGGACGAGGTCTTCCCGGACCGCGAGCACTTCGGCCGGATCTTCTACAACCAGGCCCGGATGTCGGGGGCCGGCATCCCGCAGATCGCGGCGGTGCTGGGTTCCTGCACGGCGGGCGGGGCGTACGTCCCGGCGATGAGCGACGAGGCCGTCATCGTCCGGAACCAGGGCACGATCTTCCTGGGCGGCCCGCCGCTGGTGAAGGCCGCCACCGGCGAGGTCGTCACGGCCGAGGAGCTGGGCGGCGGCGAGGTGCACTCCCGTACGTCGGGCGTCACCGACCACCTCGCGGAGGACGACGCGCACGCGCTGCGGATCGTCCGGAACATCGTGGCGACGCTGCCGGACCGGGGCGCGCTGCCCTGGTCGGTGCGGCCGGTCGAGGAGCCGAAGGTGGACCCGGCCGGGCTGTACGGCGCGGTCCCGGTCGACTCGCGTACGCCGTACGACGTGCGCGAGGTGATCGCCCGGGTGGTGGACGGCTCGCGGTTCGCCGAGTTCAAGGCGGAGTACGGCACGACGCTGATCACCGGCTTCGCGCACATCCACGGCCACCCGGTCGGGATCGTCGCCAACAACGGCATCCTGTTCTCCGAGTCCGCCCAGAAGGGCGCGCACTTCATCGAGCTGTGCGACCAGCGCGGCATCCCGCTGGTCTTCCTGCAGAACATCTCGGGCTTCATGGTCGGCCGGGACTACGAGGCCGGCGGCATCGCCAAGCACGGCGCGAAGATGGTCACCGCCGTCGCCTGCACCCGGGTCCCCAAGCTGACCGTGGTCGTCGGCGGCTCCTACGGCGCGGGCAACTACTCCATGTGCGGCCGGGCCTACAGCCCCCGGTTCCTGTGGATGTGGCCCAACGCGAAGATCTCCGTCATGGGCGGCGAGCAGGCCGCCTCCGTCCTCGCCACCGTCAAGCGCGACCAGCTGGGCGACGACTGGAGCGCCGAGGACGAGGAGGCCTTCAAGGCCCCGATCCGCGAGCAGTACGAGACCCAGGGCAACGCGTACTACGCCACCGCGCGGCTCTGGGACGACGGGGTGATCGACCCGCTGGAGACCCGGCAGGTGCTGGGGCTCGCCCTGACCGCGTGCGCCAACGCGCCCTTGGGCGACGCCGGCTTCGGCGTCTTCCGGATGTGA
- a CDS encoding acetyl/propionyl/methylcrotonyl-CoA carboxylase subunit alpha, which produces MTMFDTVLVANRGEIAVRVIRTLRELGVRSVAVFSDADADARHVREADTAVRIGPAPASESYLSADRLLEAARRTGAQAVHPGYGFLAENAAFARACTEAGLVFIGPPATAISLMGDKIRAKETVAAAGVPVVPGSSGSGLSDAELAQAAAGIGMPVLLKPSAGGGGKGMRLVRDAAVLADEIAAARREARASFGDDTLLVERWIDRPRHIEIQVLADTHGNVVHLGERECSLQRRHQKIIEEAPSVLLDEATRAAMGEAAVQAARSCGYVGAGTVEFIVPGSDPSSYYFMEMNTRLQVEHPVTELITGLDLVEWQLRVAAGEPLPYGQDAVTLTGHAVEARVCAEDPARGFLPSGGTVLALHEPQGGGVRTDSGLAEGGEVGSLYDPMLSKVIAYGPDRATALRRLRVALADTVVLGVPVNAGFLRRLLAHPAVVAGELDTGLVEREVAALVPEGVPEEVYAAAALLRQHTASAAARPAPGAWADPFSAGDGWRLGGAPARTVLDFHIPGHDPVQVGLRPCGGGDTELTFGHVGEGASPPAPESGSCGPLGPLPGTAEKARTLAAGDGRIAFELAGVTHVFAYAVSPEGHWLGRDGDSWHVRDHDPVEASLTGAARSGADTLAAPMPGTVTVVKVAVGDEVAAGQSLLVVEAMKMEHVISAPHAGTVTELDVTAGSTVAMDQVLAVVVPAAGAGEDA; this is translated from the coding sequence ATGACGATGTTCGACACGGTCCTCGTCGCCAACCGCGGCGAGATCGCGGTCCGGGTCATCCGGACCCTGCGCGAGCTGGGCGTCCGCTCGGTCGCCGTCTTCAGCGACGCGGACGCGGACGCGCGGCACGTACGGGAGGCCGACACGGCGGTACGGATCGGCCCCGCGCCCGCCTCCGAGAGCTACCTCAGCGCCGACCGCCTCCTGGAGGCCGCCCGCCGCACCGGCGCGCAGGCCGTCCACCCCGGCTACGGCTTCCTCGCGGAGAACGCGGCGTTCGCCCGCGCCTGCACGGAGGCGGGGCTGGTCTTCATCGGGCCGCCCGCCACCGCGATCTCGCTGATGGGCGACAAGATCCGGGCCAAGGAGACGGTCGCCGCGGCGGGCGTCCCCGTCGTCCCCGGCTCCTCCGGGAGCGGGCTGAGCGACGCCGAGCTGGCCCAGGCGGCGGCCGGGATCGGCATGCCGGTGCTGCTGAAGCCCTCGGCGGGCGGCGGCGGCAAGGGCATGCGGCTCGTCCGGGACGCGGCGGTGCTCGCGGACGAGATCGCGGCGGCCCGGCGCGAGGCCCGCGCCTCCTTCGGCGACGACACCCTGCTGGTGGAGCGGTGGATCGACCGGCCGCGCCACATCGAGATCCAGGTCCTGGCCGACACCCACGGCAACGTGGTGCACCTGGGCGAGCGCGAGTGCTCGCTCCAGCGCCGCCACCAGAAGATCATCGAGGAGGCCCCGTCCGTCCTGCTGGACGAGGCGACCCGGGCCGCGATGGGCGAGGCGGCCGTCCAGGCGGCCCGCTCCTGCGGGTACGTCGGCGCGGGCACGGTGGAGTTCATCGTCCCGGGCAGCGACCCGTCCTCGTACTACTTCATGGAGATGAACACCCGCCTCCAGGTCGAGCACCCGGTGACCGAGCTGATCACCGGACTCGACCTGGTGGAGTGGCAGCTGCGCGTCGCGGCCGGTGAGCCGCTGCCGTACGGGCAGGACGCCGTCACACTCACCGGGCACGCCGTGGAGGCCCGGGTCTGCGCCGAGGACCCGGCCCGCGGCTTCCTGCCCTCCGGCGGCACCGTGCTCGCGCTGCACGAGCCGCAGGGCGGCGGGGTCCGCACCGACTCCGGGCTCGCCGAGGGCGGCGAGGTCGGCAGCCTGTACGACCCGATGCTGTCCAAGGTCATCGCGTACGGCCCCGACCGGGCGACCGCCCTGCGCCGGCTGCGGGTGGCGCTCGCGGACACGGTCGTCCTCGGCGTCCCGGTCAACGCGGGCTTCCTGCGCCGGCTGCTGGCCCACCCGGCCGTGGTGGCGGGCGAGCTGGACACCGGCCTGGTGGAACGCGAGGTGGCCGCGCTGGTCCCGGAGGGCGTACCGGAGGAGGTGTACGCGGCCGCCGCGCTGCTGCGGCAGCACACCGCGTCCGCCGCCGCCCGCCCCGCGCCCGGCGCCTGGGCCGACCCGTTCTCGGCGGGCGACGGCTGGCGGCTCGGCGGCGCCCCGGCCCGGACGGTGCTCGACTTCCACATCCCGGGCCACGACCCGGTGCAGGTGGGCCTGCGGCCGTGCGGCGGCGGGGACACCGAGCTGACCTTCGGCCACGTCGGCGAGGGCGCGAGCCCGCCCGCCCCGGAATCGGGGTCCTGCGGACCGCTGGGACCGCTGCCCGGTACGGCGGAGAAGGCCAGGACCCTCGCGGCCGGTGACGGCCGGATCGCGTTCGAACTCGCCGGGGTCACCCATGTGTTCGCGTACGCGGTCTCCCCGGAGGGGCACTGGCTCGGCCGGGACGGCGACAGCTGGCACGTCCGGGACCACGACCCGGTCGAGGCCTCGCTGACCGGCGCCGCCCGCTCAGGCGCGGACACACTCGCCGCGCCCATGCCCGGGACGGTCACCGTGGTGAAGGTGGCCGTCGGGGACGAGGTCGCCGCCGGGCAGAGCCTGCTGGTGGTGGAGGCGATGAAGATGGAGCACGTCATCTCCGCGCCGCACGCGGGCACCGTCACCGAACTCGACGTGACCGCCGGGTCCACGGTCGCCATGGACCAGGTGCTCGCCGTCGTCGTGCCCGCCGCCGGTGCCGGGGAGGACGCATGA
- a CDS encoding hydroxymethylglutaryl-CoA lyase, producing the protein MTADARALPMTVPAEGLPVRVRIHEVGARDGLQNEKEVVPTEVKAEFIRRLAVAGLTTIEATSFVHPKWVPQLADAEQLFPMLGDIADVGDVALPVLVPNERGLDRALALGARGIAVFGSATETFAARNLNRTVDESLAMFAPVVARAKAESVHVRGYLSMCFGDPWEGSVPVAQVVRVAKALMDLGCDELSLGDTIGVATPGHVTALLTGLNEAGVATDVIGVHFHDTYGQALSNTLAALRHGVSTVDASAGGLGGCPYAKSATGNLATEDLVWMLDGLGIETGVDLDELIATSVWLAGHLGRPSPSRTVRALSHKEQ; encoded by the coding sequence ATGACCGCCGACGCCCGAGCCCTGCCGATGACGGTGCCCGCCGAGGGGCTGCCCGTCCGGGTCCGCATCCACGAGGTCGGCGCCCGCGACGGCCTCCAGAACGAGAAGGAGGTCGTCCCGACCGAGGTGAAGGCGGAGTTCATCCGCCGGCTCGCGGTCGCCGGGCTGACCACCATCGAGGCCACCAGCTTCGTGCACCCCAAGTGGGTGCCCCAACTGGCCGACGCCGAGCAGCTGTTCCCGATGCTCGGGGACATCGCGGACGTCGGCGACGTGGCGCTGCCGGTCCTCGTCCCGAACGAACGCGGACTGGACCGGGCCCTGGCGCTCGGGGCCCGCGGGATCGCGGTGTTCGGCTCCGCCACGGAGACCTTCGCCGCGCGCAACCTCAACCGCACGGTGGACGAGTCGCTGGCCATGTTCGCGCCGGTGGTGGCCCGGGCCAAGGCCGAGTCGGTGCACGTGCGCGGCTATCTGTCGATGTGCTTCGGCGACCCCTGGGAGGGCTCCGTGCCGGTCGCGCAGGTCGTCCGGGTCGCGAAGGCGCTGATGGACCTCGGCTGCGACGAGCTGTCCCTCGGCGACACCATCGGCGTCGCCACCCCCGGCCACGTGACCGCGCTGCTGACCGGTCTCAACGAGGCCGGGGTGGCCACCGACGTGATCGGGGTGCACTTCCACGACACGTACGGACAGGCCCTGTCCAACACCCTCGCCGCGCTCCGGCACGGCGTGTCCACGGTCGACGCGTCGGCCGGCGGCCTCGGCGGCTGCCCGTACGCGAAGAGCGCGACCGGAAACCTCGCCACCGAGGATCTCGTGTGGATGCTCGACGGCCTCGGCATCGAAACCGGGGTCGACCTCGACGAGCTCATCGCCACCAGCGTGTGGCTCGCCGGACACCTGGGCCGACCCAGCCCTTCCCGCACCGTCCGCGCCCTGTCCCACAAGGAGCAGTGA
- a CDS encoding acyl-CoA dehydrogenase family protein — protein sequence MSLDHRLTAEHEELRRTVEEFAHDVVAPKIGDFYERHEFPYEIVREMGRMGLFGLPFPEEYGGMGGDYLALGIALEELARVDSSVAITLEAGVSLGAMPVYRFGTEEQKRRWLPKLCSGEALGAFGLTEPDGGSDAGGTRTTAVRDEAAGEWVINGSKCFITNSGTDITELVTVTAVTGRKENGAPLISSIIVPSGTPGFTVAAPYSKVGWNASDTRELSFADVRVPLENLLGEEGRGYAQFLRILDEGRIAIAALSTGLAQGCVDESVKYAAERHAFGKPIGANQAIQFKIADMEMRAHMARIGWRDAASRLLADEPFKKEAAIAKLYSSTVAVDNAREATQIHGGYGFMNEYPVARMWRDSKILEIGEGTSEVQRMLIARELGMRA from the coding sequence ATGTCCCTGGACCACCGGCTGACCGCCGAGCACGAGGAACTCCGCCGCACCGTCGAGGAGTTCGCCCATGACGTCGTCGCCCCGAAGATCGGCGACTTCTACGAGCGGCACGAGTTCCCGTACGAGATCGTGCGCGAGATGGGGCGGATGGGCCTGTTCGGTCTGCCCTTCCCGGAGGAGTACGGCGGGATGGGCGGCGACTACCTCGCGCTCGGCATCGCCCTGGAGGAGCTGGCCCGGGTCGACTCCTCGGTGGCGATCACGCTGGAGGCGGGCGTCTCACTGGGCGCGATGCCGGTCTACCGCTTCGGCACCGAGGAGCAGAAGCGGCGGTGGCTGCCGAAGCTCTGCTCGGGCGAGGCGCTGGGCGCGTTCGGCCTGACCGAGCCGGACGGCGGTTCGGACGCGGGCGGCACCCGGACGACCGCCGTGCGCGACGAGGCGGCGGGCGAGTGGGTGATCAACGGCTCCAAGTGCTTCATCACCAACTCCGGTACGGACATCACGGAGTTGGTCACGGTCACGGCGGTGACCGGCCGCAAGGAGAACGGCGCCCCGCTGATCTCCTCGATCATCGTCCCCTCCGGCACCCCCGGCTTCACGGTCGCCGCGCCCTACTCCAAGGTCGGCTGGAACGCCTCGGACACCCGCGAGCTGTCCTTCGCCGACGTGCGCGTCCCGCTGGAGAACCTGCTCGGCGAGGAGGGCCGGGGCTACGCGCAGTTCCTGCGCATCCTGGACGAGGGCCGCATCGCCATCGCGGCGCTCTCGACGGGCCTGGCGCAGGGCTGCGTGGACGAGTCGGTGAAGTACGCCGCCGAGCGGCACGCCTTCGGGAAGCCGATCGGGGCCAACCAGGCCATCCAGTTCAAGATCGCGGACATGGAGATGCGGGCGCACATGGCCCGCATCGGCTGGCGCGACGCGGCGTCCCGGCTGCTGGCGGACGAGCCGTTCAAGAAGGAGGCGGCCATCGCCAAGCTGTACTCCTCGACGGTGGCCGTGGACAACGCCCGCGAGGCGACCCAGATCCACGGCGGCTACGGCTTCATGAACGAGTACCCGGTGGCCCGGATGTGGCGCGACTCCAAGATCCTGGAGATCGGCGAGGGCACGAGCGAGGTCCAGCGCATGCTGATCGCGCGGGAGTTGGGGATGCGGGCCTGA